A stretch of the Lineus longissimus chromosome 10, tnLinLong1.2, whole genome shotgun sequence genome encodes the following:
- the LOC135494252 gene encoding LIM and senescent cell antigen-like-containing domain protein 1 isoform X4 — translation MDVDILERDVQASVQHQPWTVCTNMSLGNAVCTRCQEGFSAHEKIVNSNGEIWHTQCFVCAQCFRPFPEGIFYEFEGRKYCEHDFHVLFAPCCGKCREFIVGRVIKAMNNNWHPDCFRCELCTGPLADAGFVKNAGRALCRECNAKEKASGTGKYVCHKCHAIIEEGHLKFKGEVYHPYHFNCTSCGIELNSDAREKNLELYCLRCHDKMGIPICGACRRPIEERVVHALGKAWHVEHFVCAKCEKPFLGHRHYEKKGLAYCETHYHQLFGNICFVCNTVITGDVFSALNKAWCVNHFACAFCDKKMSQKKKDWFGSGGEMKRTKFYDYDLRPVCKFCYDKFPSELKKRLKKAYEEQPRK, via the exons CACGAATATGTCCCTAGGGAATGCTGTGTGCACACGATGCCAGGAGGGATTCAGCGCACATGAAAAGATCGTCAACTCAAATGGTGAGATCTGGCACACGCAGTGCTTTGT ATGTGCTCAGTGCTTTAGACCTTTTCCTGAAGGAATCTTTTATGAG TTTGAAGGTCGTAAATACTGTGAGCATGACTTCCACGTCCTGTTCGCTCCGTGCTGTGGGAAATGCA GAGAGTTCATTGTTGGGCGTGTGATCAAGGCGATGAACAACAACTGGCATCCTGATTGCTTTAGATGTGAACTCTGCACGGGACCACTAGCTGATGCGGGATTTGTCAAGAATGCTGGAAG AGCTTTGTGCCGTGAATGTAACGCGAAGGAAAAGGCATCAGGAACAGGGAAATATGTCTGCCACAAATGCCA CGCAATCATTGAAGAAGGCCACTTGAAATTTAAAGGGGAAGTCTACCATCCGTACCACTTCAACTGCACATCTTGTGG AATTGAGTTGAATTCGGATGCCCGTGAGAAAAACCTTGAGCTGTACTGCCTGCGTTGTCACGATAAGATGGGTATACCTATATGTGGTGCGTGTAGGCGTCCAATCGAGGAGAGGGTCGTCCATGCACTTGGTAAAGCCTGGCATGTGGAG CATTTTGTCTGTGCCAAGTGTGAGAAGCCGTTCCTTGGCCATCGTCACTACGAGAAGAAAGGACTTGCGTATTGTGAAACACATTATCATCAACTCTTTGGCAATATCTGCTTCGTGTGCAACACAGTCATTACTGGAGATG TGTTCAGCGCCCTGAACAAAGCCTGGTGTGTCAACCACTTCGCTTGTGCCTTCTGTGACAAGAAGATGAGTCAAAA AAAGAAAGACTGGTTTGGCTCTGGTGGTGAGATGAAGAG AACCAAATTCTATGATTACGACCTGCGACCAGTGTGTAAATTCTGCTATGACAAGTTCCCGTCAGAATTGAAGAAACGATTGAAGAAAGCGTATGAAGAGCAGCCAAGGAAGTAG
- the LOC135494252 gene encoding LIM and senescent cell antigen-like-containing domain protein 1 isoform X5 has protein sequence MDSLDINKLVKSLSVLEAQDQGTNMSLGNAVCTRCQEGFSAHEKIVNSNGEIWHTQCFVCAQCFRPFPEGIFYEFEGRKYCEHDFHVLFAPCCGKCREFIVGRVIKAMNNNWHPDCFRCELCTGPLADAGFVKNAGRALCRECNAKEKASGTGKYVCHKCHAIIEEGHLKFKGEVYHPYHFNCTSCGIELNSDAREKNLELYCLRCHDKMGIPICGACRRPIEERVVHALGKAWHVEHFVCAKCEKPFLGHRHYEKKGLAYCETHYHQLFGNICFVCNTVITGDVFSALNKAWCVNHFACAFCDKKMSQKKKDWFGSGGEMKRTKFYDYDLRPVCKFCYDKFPSELKKRLKKAYEEQPRK, from the exons CACGAATATGTCCCTAGGGAATGCTGTGTGCACACGATGCCAGGAGGGATTCAGCGCACATGAAAAGATCGTCAACTCAAATGGTGAGATCTGGCACACGCAGTGCTTTGT ATGTGCTCAGTGCTTTAGACCTTTTCCTGAAGGAATCTTTTATGAG TTTGAAGGTCGTAAATACTGTGAGCATGACTTCCACGTCCTGTTCGCTCCGTGCTGTGGGAAATGCA GAGAGTTCATTGTTGGGCGTGTGATCAAGGCGATGAACAACAACTGGCATCCTGATTGCTTTAGATGTGAACTCTGCACGGGACCACTAGCTGATGCGGGATTTGTCAAGAATGCTGGAAG AGCTTTGTGCCGTGAATGTAACGCGAAGGAAAAGGCATCAGGAACAGGGAAATATGTCTGCCACAAATGCCA CGCAATCATTGAAGAAGGCCACTTGAAATTTAAAGGGGAAGTCTACCATCCGTACCACTTCAACTGCACATCTTGTGG AATTGAGTTGAATTCGGATGCCCGTGAGAAAAACCTTGAGCTGTACTGCCTGCGTTGTCACGATAAGATGGGTATACCTATATGTGGTGCGTGTAGGCGTCCAATCGAGGAGAGGGTCGTCCATGCACTTGGTAAAGCCTGGCATGTGGAG CATTTTGTCTGTGCCAAGTGTGAGAAGCCGTTCCTTGGCCATCGTCACTACGAGAAGAAAGGACTTGCGTATTGTGAAACACATTATCATCAACTCTTTGGCAATATCTGCTTCGTGTGCAACACAGTCATTACTGGAGATG TGTTCAGCGCCCTGAACAAAGCCTGGTGTGTCAACCACTTCGCTTGTGCCTTCTGTGACAAGAAGATGAGTCAAAA AAAGAAAGACTGGTTTGGCTCTGGTGGTGAGATGAAGAG AACCAAATTCTATGATTACGACCTGCGACCAGTGTGTAAATTCTGCTATGACAAGTTCCCGTCAGAATTGAAGAAACGATTGAAGAAAGCGTATGAAGAGCAGCCAAGGAAGTAG
- the LOC135494252 gene encoding LIM and senescent cell antigen-like-containing domain protein 1 isoform X7 — protein MATEVASWIMNDFGNAENGTNMSLGNAVCTRCQEGFSAHEKIVNSNGEIWHTQCFVCAQCFRPFPEGIFYEFEGRKYCEHDFHVLFAPCCGKCREFIVGRVIKAMNNNWHPDCFRCELCTGPLADAGFVKNAGRALCRECNAKEKASGTGKYVCHKCHAIIEEGHLKFKGEVYHPYHFNCTSCGIELNSDAREKNLELYCLRCHDKMGIPICGACRRPIEERVVHALGKAWHVEHFVCAKCEKPFLGHRHYEKKGLAYCETHYHQLFGNICFVCNTVITGDVFSALNKAWCVNHFACAFCDKKMSQKKKDWFGSGGEMKRTKFYDYDLRPVCKFCYDKFPSELKKRLKKAYEEQPRK, from the exons CACGAATATGTCCCTAGGGAATGCTGTGTGCACACGATGCCAGGAGGGATTCAGCGCACATGAAAAGATCGTCAACTCAAATGGTGAGATCTGGCACACGCAGTGCTTTGT ATGTGCTCAGTGCTTTAGACCTTTTCCTGAAGGAATCTTTTATGAG TTTGAAGGTCGTAAATACTGTGAGCATGACTTCCACGTCCTGTTCGCTCCGTGCTGTGGGAAATGCA GAGAGTTCATTGTTGGGCGTGTGATCAAGGCGATGAACAACAACTGGCATCCTGATTGCTTTAGATGTGAACTCTGCACGGGACCACTAGCTGATGCGGGATTTGTCAAGAATGCTGGAAG AGCTTTGTGCCGTGAATGTAACGCGAAGGAAAAGGCATCAGGAACAGGGAAATATGTCTGCCACAAATGCCA CGCAATCATTGAAGAAGGCCACTTGAAATTTAAAGGGGAAGTCTACCATCCGTACCACTTCAACTGCACATCTTGTGG AATTGAGTTGAATTCGGATGCCCGTGAGAAAAACCTTGAGCTGTACTGCCTGCGTTGTCACGATAAGATGGGTATACCTATATGTGGTGCGTGTAGGCGTCCAATCGAGGAGAGGGTCGTCCATGCACTTGGTAAAGCCTGGCATGTGGAG CATTTTGTCTGTGCCAAGTGTGAGAAGCCGTTCCTTGGCCATCGTCACTACGAGAAGAAAGGACTTGCGTATTGTGAAACACATTATCATCAACTCTTTGGCAATATCTGCTTCGTGTGCAACACAGTCATTACTGGAGATG TGTTCAGCGCCCTGAACAAAGCCTGGTGTGTCAACCACTTCGCTTGTGCCTTCTGTGACAAGAAGATGAGTCAAAA AAAGAAAGACTGGTTTGGCTCTGGTGGTGAGATGAAGAG AACCAAATTCTATGATTACGACCTGCGACCAGTGTGTAAATTCTGCTATGACAAGTTCCCGTCAGAATTGAAGAAACGATTGAAGAAAGCGTATGAAGAGCAGCCAAGGAAGTAG
- the LOC135494252 gene encoding LIM and senescent cell antigen-like-containing domain protein 1 isoform X8 gives MTGSTNMSLGNAVCTRCQEGFSAHEKIVNSNGEIWHTQCFVCAQCFRPFPEGIFYEFEGRKYCEHDFHVLFAPCCGKCREFIVGRVIKAMNNNWHPDCFRCELCTGPLADAGFVKNAGRALCRECNAKEKASGTGKYVCHKCHAIIEEGHLKFKGEVYHPYHFNCTSCGIELNSDAREKNLELYCLRCHDKMGIPICGACRRPIEERVVHALGKAWHVEHFVCAKCEKPFLGHRHYEKKGLAYCETHYHQLFGNICFVCNTVITGDVFSALNKAWCVNHFACAFCDKKMSQKKKDWFGSGGEMKRTKFYDYDLRPVCKFCYDKFPSELKKRLKKAYEEQPRK, from the exons CACGAATATGTCCCTAGGGAATGCTGTGTGCACACGATGCCAGGAGGGATTCAGCGCACATGAAAAGATCGTCAACTCAAATGGTGAGATCTGGCACACGCAGTGCTTTGT ATGTGCTCAGTGCTTTAGACCTTTTCCTGAAGGAATCTTTTATGAG TTTGAAGGTCGTAAATACTGTGAGCATGACTTCCACGTCCTGTTCGCTCCGTGCTGTGGGAAATGCA GAGAGTTCATTGTTGGGCGTGTGATCAAGGCGATGAACAACAACTGGCATCCTGATTGCTTTAGATGTGAACTCTGCACGGGACCACTAGCTGATGCGGGATTTGTCAAGAATGCTGGAAG AGCTTTGTGCCGTGAATGTAACGCGAAGGAAAAGGCATCAGGAACAGGGAAATATGTCTGCCACAAATGCCA CGCAATCATTGAAGAAGGCCACTTGAAATTTAAAGGGGAAGTCTACCATCCGTACCACTTCAACTGCACATCTTGTGG AATTGAGTTGAATTCGGATGCCCGTGAGAAAAACCTTGAGCTGTACTGCCTGCGTTGTCACGATAAGATGGGTATACCTATATGTGGTGCGTGTAGGCGTCCAATCGAGGAGAGGGTCGTCCATGCACTTGGTAAAGCCTGGCATGTGGAG CATTTTGTCTGTGCCAAGTGTGAGAAGCCGTTCCTTGGCCATCGTCACTACGAGAAGAAAGGACTTGCGTATTGTGAAACACATTATCATCAACTCTTTGGCAATATCTGCTTCGTGTGCAACACAGTCATTACTGGAGATG TGTTCAGCGCCCTGAACAAAGCCTGGTGTGTCAACCACTTCGCTTGTGCCTTCTGTGACAAGAAGATGAGTCAAAA AAAGAAAGACTGGTTTGGCTCTGGTGGTGAGATGAAGAG AACCAAATTCTATGATTACGACCTGCGACCAGTGTGTAAATTCTGCTATGACAAGTTCCCGTCAGAATTGAAGAAACGATTGAAGAAAGCGTATGAAGAGCAGCCAAGGAAGTAG
- the LOC135494252 gene encoding LIM and senescent cell antigen-like-containing domain protein 1 isoform X6 translates to MLRVRDHKDYTGPRTSVCENFTNMSLGNAVCTRCQEGFSAHEKIVNSNGEIWHTQCFVCAQCFRPFPEGIFYEFEGRKYCEHDFHVLFAPCCGKCREFIVGRVIKAMNNNWHPDCFRCELCTGPLADAGFVKNAGRALCRECNAKEKASGTGKYVCHKCHAIIEEGHLKFKGEVYHPYHFNCTSCGIELNSDAREKNLELYCLRCHDKMGIPICGACRRPIEERVVHALGKAWHVEHFVCAKCEKPFLGHRHYEKKGLAYCETHYHQLFGNICFVCNTVITGDVFSALNKAWCVNHFACAFCDKKMSQKKKDWFGSGGEMKRTKFYDYDLRPVCKFCYDKFPSELKKRLKKAYEEQPRK, encoded by the exons CACGAATATGTCCCTAGGGAATGCTGTGTGCACACGATGCCAGGAGGGATTCAGCGCACATGAAAAGATCGTCAACTCAAATGGTGAGATCTGGCACACGCAGTGCTTTGT ATGTGCTCAGTGCTTTAGACCTTTTCCTGAAGGAATCTTTTATGAG TTTGAAGGTCGTAAATACTGTGAGCATGACTTCCACGTCCTGTTCGCTCCGTGCTGTGGGAAATGCA GAGAGTTCATTGTTGGGCGTGTGATCAAGGCGATGAACAACAACTGGCATCCTGATTGCTTTAGATGTGAACTCTGCACGGGACCACTAGCTGATGCGGGATTTGTCAAGAATGCTGGAAG AGCTTTGTGCCGTGAATGTAACGCGAAGGAAAAGGCATCAGGAACAGGGAAATATGTCTGCCACAAATGCCA CGCAATCATTGAAGAAGGCCACTTGAAATTTAAAGGGGAAGTCTACCATCCGTACCACTTCAACTGCACATCTTGTGG AATTGAGTTGAATTCGGATGCCCGTGAGAAAAACCTTGAGCTGTACTGCCTGCGTTGTCACGATAAGATGGGTATACCTATATGTGGTGCGTGTAGGCGTCCAATCGAGGAGAGGGTCGTCCATGCACTTGGTAAAGCCTGGCATGTGGAG CATTTTGTCTGTGCCAAGTGTGAGAAGCCGTTCCTTGGCCATCGTCACTACGAGAAGAAAGGACTTGCGTATTGTGAAACACATTATCATCAACTCTTTGGCAATATCTGCTTCGTGTGCAACACAGTCATTACTGGAGATG TGTTCAGCGCCCTGAACAAAGCCTGGTGTGTCAACCACTTCGCTTGTGCCTTCTGTGACAAGAAGATGAGTCAAAA AAAGAAAGACTGGTTTGGCTCTGGTGGTGAGATGAAGAG AACCAAATTCTATGATTACGACCTGCGACCAGTGTGTAAATTCTGCTATGACAAGTTCCCGTCAGAATTGAAGAAACGATTGAAGAAAGCGTATGAAGAGCAGCCAAGGAAGTAG
- the LOC135494229 gene encoding mid1-interacting protein 1-B-like, producing the protein MGLQRGDFNMNGDSQLIFEKDSSKSQQSLLAAMNKFSQAVSAMDDTIMVPSRLLDVPLKNGQSSPNDNRGALVPFEGKVGNGTDLYSFYMLLNTISTDLVRGPPQLEDDEGGDPRYSRVDEQTKQVANMFRHHLSGLHSVLNQLTDAAHFLTQRYTDEIENDAAKMSGSP; encoded by the coding sequence ATGGGTTTGCAGCGAGGTGATTTCAACATGAACGGAGACAGTCAGTTAATTTTCGAGAAAGACTCTTCTAAGAGCCAGCAGTCGTTGTTGGCTGCAATGAACAAATTTTCACAGGCCGTCAGTGCCATGGATGATACCATCATGGTTCCTTCACGTCTGCTGGACGTGCCTCTCAAAAACGGACAATCTTCACCTAACGACAACCGAGGAGCTTTAGTACCATTCGAAGGGAAAGTTGGAAACGGCACCGACTTATATAGCTTTTATATGTTATTGAACACAATCAGTACGGACCTGGTTCGTGGACCTCCTCAACTCGAGGATGACGAAGGTGGAGATCCAAGATACTCTCGTGTGGACGAACAGACGAAACAAGTAGCAAATATGTTCAGGCATCATTTGAGTGGACTACATTCAGTGCTAAATCAGTTGACGGACGCTGCGCATTTTCTGACTCAGAGATATACGGACGAGATTGAAAACGATGCTGCCAAGATGAGTGGAAGTCCCTAG
- the LOC135494228 gene encoding flavin reductase (NADPH)-like — MKICVCGATGPSGQRLVQQALDAGHEVIALVRTPEKVEAKHDNLKVEKVDVCNVEDLVPHFNGSDAVMSCLGHARTFFTAQTFYSESCKAIVEAMRKADVKRLVALTSWYTVYKPEHPKFIEWFLKPLFIGRVLADMDRMETYLQNECSDITWTCVKPPELTDDPITDKTIEAVEGQFIPDTRGRMARADVARFMLSIVGYEKWYMKLVAIVTA, encoded by the exons ATGAAGATCTGTGTCTGTGGAGCAACCGGGCCGAGTGGGCAAAGACTGGTGCAGCAAGCCCTAGACGCTGGACATGAGGTGATAGCCTTGGTCAGGACGCCTGAGAAGGTAGAGGCAAAACATGACAACCTCAAG GTTGAAAAGGTTGACGTATGCAATGTTGAAGACCTGGTTCCCCATTTCAATGGAAGTGACGCAGTAATGTCCTGTCTCGGTCACGCGAGGACGTTCTTTACCGCGCAGACGTTTTATTCAGAATCTTGTAAAGCCATCGTTGAAGCGATGAGAAAAGCGGATGTGAAACGTTTGGTGGCTTTAACGTCATGGTATACTGTCT acaaaccagagcaccccaagTTCATTGAGTGGTTCCTGAAGCCGCTGTTCATCGGGCGGGTCCTGGCCGACATGGACCGGATGGAGACATACCTCCAGAATGAATGCTCCGACATCACGTGGACATGCGTGAAGCCACCGGAGCTCACAGATGATCCTATCACTG ATAAAACGATAGAAGCAGTGGAGGGCCAGTTTATCCCGGACACACGAGGGCGCATGGCGAGGGCGGACGTGGCGAGGTTTATGTTGTCAATCGTCGGCTATGAGAAATGGTACATGAAACTCGTAGCCATCGTGACAGCTTAG
- the LOC135494227 gene encoding uncharacterized protein YwnB-like isoform X1, which produces MKICVCGATGPSGQRLVQQALDAGHQVIALVRTPEKVEAKHDNLKVEKVDVCNVEDLVPHFTGSDAIMSCLGHAISFFTAQTFYSESCKAIVEAMRKADVKRLVAITSWCTVYKPEHPKFIEWFLKPVFIGRNLADMARMETYLQNECSDITWTCVKPPGLTNDPITDKAIEAVEGQFIPDTRGRMARADVARFMLSIVGYEKWYKKLVAIVTAQKDC; this is translated from the exons ATGAAGATCTGTGTCTGTGGAGCAACCGGGCCGAGTGGGCAGAGACTGGTGCAGCAAGCCCTAGACGCTGGACATCAGGTGATAGCCTTGGTCCGGACGCCTGAGAAAGTAGAGGCAAAACATGACAACCTCAAG GTTGAAAAGGTTGACGTATGCAATGTTGAAGACCTGGTTCCCCATTTCACTGGAAGTGACGCAATAATGTCCTGTCTCGGTCACGCGATATCGTTCTTTACCGCGCAGACGTTTTATTCAGAATCTTGTAAAGCCATCGTTGAAGCGATGAGAAAAGCGGATGTGAAACGTTTAGTGGCTATAACGTCATGGTGTACGGTCT acaaaccagagcaccccaagTTCATTGAGTGGTTCCTGAAGCCGGTGTTCATTGGGCGGAACCTGGCCGACATGGCCCGGATGGAGACCTACCTCCAGAATGAATGCTCCGACATCACGTGGACATGCGTCAAGCCACCGGGGCTCACAAACGATCCTATCACTG ATAAAGCGATAGAAGCAGTGGAGGGCCAGTTTATCCCCGACACACGAGGGCGCATGGCGAGGGCGGACGTGGCGAGGTTTATGTTGTCAATCGTCGGCTATGAGAAATGGTACAAGAAACTCGTAGCCATCGTGACAGCTCAGAAAGACTGCTGA
- the LOC135494227 gene encoding uncharacterized protein YwnB-like isoform X2, producing MKICVCGATGPSGQRLVQQALDAGHQVIALVRTPEKVEAKHDNLKVEKVDVCNVEDLVPHFTGSDAIMSCLGHAISFFTAQTFYSESCKAIVEAMRKADVKRLVAITSWCTVYKPEHPKFIEWFLKPVFIGRNLADMARMETYLQNECSDITWTCVKPPGLTNDPITEKLITAAEGELVRDAGFQMSRSDVVRFMLSIIEDQQWNQKLVAIGLVNTA from the exons ATGAAGATCTGTGTCTGTGGAGCAACCGGGCCGAGTGGGCAGAGACTGGTGCAGCAAGCCCTAGACGCTGGACATCAGGTGATAGCCTTGGTCCGGACGCCTGAGAAAGTAGAGGCAAAACATGACAACCTCAAG GTTGAAAAGGTTGACGTATGCAATGTTGAAGACCTGGTTCCCCATTTCACTGGAAGTGACGCAATAATGTCCTGTCTCGGTCACGCGATATCGTTCTTTACCGCGCAGACGTTTTATTCAGAATCTTGTAAAGCCATCGTTGAAGCGATGAGAAAAGCGGATGTGAAACGTTTAGTGGCTATAACGTCATGGTGTACGGTCT acaaaccagagcaccccaagTTCATTGAGTGGTTCCTGAAGCCGGTGTTCATTGGGCGGAACCTGGCCGACATGGCCCGGATGGAGACCTACCTCCAGAATGAATGCTCCGACATCACGTGGACATGCGTCAAGCCACCGGGGCTCACAAACGATCCTATCACTG AAAAGCTTATTACAGCGGCAGAGGGGGAGCTCGTTCGCGATGCAGGTTTTCAGATGTCTCGGTCAGACGTGGTTAGGTTCATGCTGTCCATTATAGAGGACCAACAGTGGAACCAGAAGCTCGTGGCGATTGGACTCGTCAACACAGCTTA A